One part of the Ursus arctos isolate Adak ecotype North America unplaced genomic scaffold, UrsArc2.0 scaffold_14, whole genome shotgun sequence genome encodes these proteins:
- the LOC125283814 gene encoding olfactory receptor-like protein OLF4, with translation MELENDTRISEFLLLGFSEEPELQPFLFGLFLSMYLVTILGNLLIIVAVSSDSQLHTPMYFFLANLSFVDICFTSTTVPKMLVNIQTQRKVITYESCIMQMYFFILFIVLDNFLLTVMAYDRFVAICHPLHYTVTMNPQICGLLVLVSWIMSVLHSLLQTLMVLQLSFCTEVEIPHFFCELCQMIQLVCSDTFLNNMVMYFAAILLGGGPVAGILYSYFKIVCSILRISSAQGKYKAFSTCASHLSVVSLFFCTSLGVYLSSAAPQSSHASAVASVMYTVVTPMLNPFIYSLRNRDIKRALNVFFKGKALKGHFLRSTSDCRLNA, from the coding sequence ATGGAACTAGAGAATGATACAcgaatttcagaatttcttcttctgggattttctgAGGAACCAGAATTGCAGCCCTTCCTGTTTGGGCTGTTCCTATCCATGTACCTGGTCACCATACTTGGGAACCTGCTCATCATCGTGGCCGTCAGCTCAGACTCCCAGCTCCacacgcccatgtacttcttcctggccaacctgtcctttgtagacatctgtttcacctccaccaccgtccccaagatgctggtgaatatacaaacacagagaaaagtcATAACTTATGAAAGCTGCATCATGCAGATGTACTTTTTCATACTTTTCATAGTTTTGGACAACTTCCTCCTGACTGTGATGGCttatgaccgctttgtggccatctgtcaccccctgcactacacggtcACCATGAACCCCCAGatctgtggactgctggttctggtgtcctggatcatgaGTGTCCTGCATTCCTTGTTACAAACCTTAATGGTGTTGCAgctgtccttctgtacagaggTGGAAATCCCCCACTTCTTCTGTGAACTTTGTCAGATGATCCAACTTGTGTGTTCTGACACCTTTCTTAATAACATGGTGATGTACTTTGCAGCTATCCTGCTGGGTGGTGGTCCTGTTGCTGGGATTCTTTACTCTTACTTTAAGATAGTTTGCTCCATACTTAGAatatcatcagctcagggcaagtataaagcattttccacctgtgcatctcacctctcagttgtctccttatttttttgtacaagcctaggagtgtaccttagctctgctgctccccagagctcccacgcaagtgcagtggcctcggtgatgtacacggtggtcacccccatgctgaaccccttcatctacagcctgaggaacagagacataaagagggctctaaatgtatttttcaagggGAAGGCATTAAAGGGCCATTTTTTAAGAAGTACCTCTGATTGCAGGCTTAATGCTTAA